One Methylobacterium sp. 77 DNA window includes the following coding sequences:
- a CDS encoding sugar transferase — MTGALILLAILWPLFLIIAVMVALDGGPVFYGHRRIGKDGRAFDCLKFRTMIPGAEECLGEYLSYHPLANTEWRASQKLVRDPRVTPIGALLREWSLDELPQLLNVLRGEMSLVGPRPVTRSEMIHYGPTAALYMSVLPGMTGLWQVSGRSDLSYTSRVALDRTYVERWSLVRDLAILLSTPRAVLRRSGAK, encoded by the coding sequence ATGACAGGTGCCCTCATCCTCCTCGCCATCCTGTGGCCGCTCTTCCTGATCATCGCCGTGATGGTTGCCCTCGACGGCGGTCCGGTCTTCTATGGGCATCGCCGGATCGGCAAGGACGGCAGGGCTTTCGACTGCCTCAAGTTCCGCACCATGATCCCCGGTGCGGAAGAGTGCCTGGGCGAATACCTCTCCTACCACCCGTTGGCGAACACCGAGTGGCGGGCGAGCCAGAAGCTCGTTCGTGATCCCCGCGTGACTCCGATCGGCGCGCTTCTGCGGGAATGGAGCCTGGACGAGCTGCCGCAGCTTCTGAACGTGCTGCGCGGCGAGATGAGCCTCGTCGGACCCCGGCCGGTGACACGCTCGGAGATGATCCATTACGGCCCGACCGCAGCCCTCTACATGAGCGTGCTGCCCGGCATGACCGGCCTCTGGCAGGTCAGCGGTCGCAGCGATCTCAGTTATACGAGCCGCGTCGCCCTCGACCGGACCTATGTCGAGCGCTGGAGCCTGGTTCGGGATCTGGCGATCCTGCTCTCGACACCGCGTGCCGTCCTGCGCCGCTCCGGCGCGAAGTAG
- a CDS encoding Crp/Fnr family transcriptional regulator — MPRKQLKILGFKEFLLSLGSGVSEYFLEERHVIYNQGDLADSVFYVSGGQIKLVAFSISGKEAIIGISNAGQFFGEGCLIAGHSRRASDAVAIGPATILRIEKALVIRLLREDDIFSGSFLAHLLARSKRIEEDLIDQLFNSSEKRLARTLLLLANFDTDDDLTAVIPRLSQASLAQMVGASRPRVSQFLNKFRDLGFIEYDGEIRVHRSLGKILQKD; from the coding sequence ATGCCTCGTAAGCAATTGAAAATATTGGGTTTCAAGGAATTTCTGCTCAGTCTAGGTTCCGGTGTGTCGGAATATTTTCTTGAAGAACGGCATGTCATCTACAACCAGGGGGATCTCGCGGATTCTGTATTCTACGTATCGGGAGGTCAGATTAAACTCGTCGCCTTCTCGATAAGCGGCAAGGAAGCCATCATTGGTATTTCTAACGCCGGCCAGTTCTTCGGCGAAGGCTGCCTCATCGCAGGACATTCCAGGCGTGCGAGCGACGCGGTTGCGATCGGGCCTGCGACGATTCTCAGAATCGAGAAGGCGCTCGTCATCCGCCTGCTGCGAGAGGATGACATTTTCTCGGGCAGTTTCCTGGCTCATCTGCTCGCCAGATCGAAGCGCATCGAAGAGGATTTGATCGACCAGTTGTTTAATTCCAGCGAGAAACGCTTGGCCCGTACGCTGCTTTTGTTGGCGAATTTCGATACCGACGATGATCTGACCGCCGTGATCCCGAGGCTGAGCCAGGCAAGTCTCGCACAGATGGTCGGTGCGAGCCGTCCGAGAGTTAGCCAGTTCCTCAACAAGTTCCGGGATCTGGGATTCATCGAATACGATGGCGAAATTCGCGTCCACAGATCGCTGGGCAAGATACTCCAGAAGGATTGA
- a CDS encoding fumarylacetoacetate hydrolase family protein: MLSVIPNPPRIALPIVGSEDFFPVRRVYCVGRNYAAHAREMGKDPDREPPFFFMKPADALQIVPGAEAVDHPYPPRTANYHFEVELVAALGRGGRDIPADEALDYVYGYAVGLDMTRRDVQDEAKRLARPWDLAKSADASAPIGPLHRAELRGHPVRGAIALAVDDAPRQAGDLSEMIWSIPDQIALLSSYFELHPGDLIFTGTPSGVGAVERGQVMEAAIEGFGAIRLNVV; the protein is encoded by the coding sequence ATGCTGTCCGTGATCCCAAACCCACCCCGCATCGCCCTGCCCATCGTCGGCAGCGAGGATTTCTTCCCCGTGCGCCGCGTCTATTGCGTGGGTCGAAACTACGCCGCCCATGCGCGCGAGATGGGCAAGGACCCCGACCGCGAGCCACCGTTCTTCTTCATGAAACCCGCCGACGCACTCCAGATCGTTCCGGGTGCGGAGGCGGTCGATCACCCCTATCCGCCCCGCACCGCCAATTACCATTTCGAAGTGGAACTCGTGGCGGCCCTCGGGAGGGGAGGGCGGGACATCCCGGCGGATGAGGCCCTCGACTATGTCTACGGCTACGCCGTCGGCCTCGACATGACCCGGCGCGATGTCCAGGACGAGGCCAAGCGCCTCGCCCGTCCGTGGGATCTCGCCAAGTCTGCGGATGCCTCGGCACCCATCGGACCGCTCCACCGGGCCGAACTCCGCGGACATCCGGTGCGCGGCGCCATCGCGCTCGCCGTGGACGATGCTCCCCGCCAAGCGGGTGACCTGTCGGAGATGATCTGGTCGATCCCCGACCAGATCGCGCTCCTGTCCAGCTATTTCGAGCTCCATCCCGGCGACCTGATTTTCACCGGCACTCCCTCGGGAGTCGGCGCGGTCGAGCGCGGACAGGTGATGGAAGCGGCCATCGAAGGCTTCGGCGCCATACGCCTCAACGTCGTATGA
- a CDS encoding glycosyltransferase family 2 protein, whose translation MPLRRLDTRTLSVGRGSCPALMVVRNEALRLPFVLDYHRDLGVERFFVVDNGSTDGSLEFLLSQPDCYVFRTEESFRDANFGMDWINGLAERLPAGTWCLFIDADELLVYPHSESLKLPRFCAFLNEAGSEGLSTLMLDMYNAGPIRDAKYETGTSFLTTCPHFDRTYRERPSLVPGHEPEIVGGPRQRLFYPELARTGRLGMAMRRALRSLRLNPIGSHLGLDRTRLGAGLPPELRKVPLLKVRPGLRWIGNHLTTPFIPAPVTGILLHFKFFSDFHARAVQEAARGQHWDGAAEYARYAAIIAARPETGFFHAESETFTSSTQLVALGLMRDSLRLGRALDGMHSLRQVLFAQPRGRQAL comes from the coding sequence ATGCCCCTCAGACGACTGGACACCCGGACGCTCTCGGTCGGTAGGGGCTCCTGCCCTGCGCTGATGGTCGTACGAAACGAGGCCCTGCGCCTTCCCTTCGTCCTGGACTATCACCGCGACCTCGGAGTCGAGCGTTTCTTCGTCGTCGACAACGGCTCCACCGATGGAAGCCTCGAATTCCTCCTCTCACAGCCCGATTGCTACGTCTTTCGCACTGAGGAGAGCTTTCGCGATGCGAATTTCGGCATGGATTGGATCAATGGACTCGCAGAGCGGCTGCCGGCGGGGACCTGGTGCCTGTTCATCGATGCCGATGAGCTGCTGGTCTATCCCCATTCGGAGAGCCTGAAGCTCCCGCGCTTCTGCGCCTTCCTGAACGAAGCGGGAAGTGAAGGTCTCTCGACGCTGATGCTCGACATGTACAATGCCGGGCCGATCCGGGATGCCAAATACGAGACTGGCACGTCGTTCCTGACGACCTGCCCCCATTTCGACAGGACATATCGCGAGCGTCCGAGCCTCGTTCCAGGCCACGAGCCCGAGATCGTCGGCGGCCCGCGCCAGCGGCTGTTCTATCCCGAACTCGCACGGACCGGGCGCCTCGGAATGGCGATGCGGCGCGCGTTGCGCTCCCTCCGCCTCAACCCGATCGGATCGCATCTCGGCCTGGATCGGACGCGTTTGGGAGCGGGGCTTCCGCCCGAACTCCGGAAGGTGCCCCTGCTCAAGGTCCGGCCCGGCCTTCGCTGGATCGGCAACCACCTGACGACGCCCTTCATTCCCGCTCCCGTGACCGGAATCTTGCTTCACTTCAAGTTCTTCTCCGATTTCCATGCTCGCGCGGTCCAGGAGGCGGCGCGGGGCCAGCATTGGGACGGGGCCGCTGAATATGCCCGCTATGCCGCGATCATCGCGGCCCGGCCCGAAACCGGCTTCTTCCATGCGGAGAGCGAGACGTTCACCTCCTCGACGCAACTCGTCGCCCTCGGCCTGATGCGGGATTCCCTCCGTCTCGGCCGCGCGCTCGACGGGATGCATTCTCTTCGCCAGGTGCTGTTCGCGCAGCCCAGGGGGCGACAGGCCCTATGA
- a CDS encoding glycoside hydrolase family 16 protein translates to MITDLIRPRASGASTRAGWVILGLVAITALGAWTIPSGPWAAESAAPLPPSGWRLAFDETFDKLDTAQADQGRWDYAYPDGSRTNRGNQEMEYYVDPRPGREAPGLAALSPFSVSDGILTIRARPVPRADRHASSGLAYASGMLTTYRSFSFLYGYVEMRARVPKGRGLWPALWLLPRAGGWPPEIDVMEVYGDRTSTLDVTLHTGDIGRHRQSQRKIDVSDLSAGFHVYAVKWTMEEITWYFDGAPVFTEKTPSDLHQPMFLLVNLAVGGTWTGTPDAATRFPADFEIDRIQVFLPDAASQKRALRD, encoded by the coding sequence ATGATCACTGATCTCATCCGTCCGAGGGCGTCAGGGGCTTCGACGCGCGCAGGCTGGGTCATTCTCGGCCTCGTCGCCATCACGGCGCTCGGCGCATGGACGATCCCGAGCGGCCCGTGGGCAGCCGAATCGGCCGCTCCCCTCCCCCCCTCCGGCTGGCGGCTCGCGTTCGACGAGACCTTTGACAAGCTCGATACGGCCCAAGCCGATCAGGGGCGATGGGACTACGCCTATCCGGACGGGTCGCGGACCAACCGGGGCAATCAGGAAATGGAGTATTACGTCGATCCGCGGCCCGGACGCGAGGCGCCGGGGCTTGCCGCCCTGAGCCCGTTCTCGGTGAGCGACGGCATCCTCACGATCCGCGCACGGCCGGTGCCTCGGGCGGATCGGCATGCCAGCTCCGGTCTCGCCTACGCCTCGGGCATGCTCACGACATACCGCAGCTTCAGCTTCCTCTACGGTTACGTCGAGATGCGGGCGCGCGTGCCGAAGGGGCGCGGTCTCTGGCCGGCGCTCTGGCTGCTGCCCCGTGCCGGCGGCTGGCCGCCCGAGATCGATGTGATGGAAGTCTACGGCGACCGCACCTCCACTCTCGATGTTACCCTGCATACCGGCGACATCGGCCGTCACCGTCAATCGCAGCGCAAGATCGACGTCTCGGACCTGTCGGCGGGGTTCCACGTCTATGCGGTCAAATGGACGATGGAGGAGATCACTTGGTACTTCGACGGCGCGCCCGTCTTCACCGAGAAAACGCCGTCGGATTTGCACCAGCCGATGTTCCTGCTCGTCAACCTCGCCGTCGGCGGCACATGGACGGGGACACCAGACGCCGCGACCCGCTTCCCGGCCGATTTCGAGATCGATCGGATACAGGTCTTCCTCCCGGACGCCGCCTCGCAGAAACGGGCGCTGCGCGACTGA
- a CDS encoding NUDIX domain-containing protein: protein MIGTLFDRPLLQRLFQLGALATRGMTLGVRGAAFDERGRVCLVRHTYVAGWHLPGGGVEVGESAVDAMIREFREEAEVAVNERVPLRLHGFFRSTAAAGRDHIAVYVAPTFRLLGPKDPDREIAESGFFALDALPEETTRATRERLREIAEGASPAATW from the coding sequence ATGATCGGCACGCTCTTCGACAGGCCGCTGCTCCAACGGCTGTTTCAGCTCGGCGCCCTCGCCACCCGCGGAATGACCCTCGGCGTACGGGGAGCGGCCTTCGACGAGCGAGGTCGCGTCTGCCTCGTGCGCCATACCTACGTGGCCGGATGGCACCTGCCCGGTGGCGGGGTCGAGGTCGGAGAGTCCGCCGTCGATGCCATGATCCGGGAGTTTCGGGAGGAAGCGGAGGTCGCGGTCAATGAACGCGTGCCGTTGCGGCTGCACGGCTTCTTCCGCAGCACGGCGGCAGCGGGACGCGACCATATCGCGGTCTATGTCGCCCCTACCTTCAGGCTCCTCGGACCGAAGGATCCCGACCGCGAAATCGCGGAAAGCGGCTTCTTTGCCCTCGACGCCCTGCCTGAGGAGACGACGCGGGCCACGCGCGAGCGCCTGCGCGAGATCGCCGAGGGAGCGTCCCCGGCCGCCACATGGTGA
- a CDS encoding response regulator transcription factor, producing MTKRPHRPIGGIGNISLRVGLKKSRPRGTEEVVLVVPNEVFREGLRSVIAGCRIKVSMCFDSVMELQASKDSLREEAIVLIDCATEAEVALISDLATQIQSCTSSIRIVVLAAPEATGLWHLANLGIINAFVPRSISSSALVSLLYLVWDDFAVTSMGLMQTMRVLQKPEPMQIECVQAPRPDEVVLLNEMRTLSNREREILFLLTNGASNKEIARKLNIAESTVKIHVKGVFRKIGAANRTQAAIWALMRAEPDQPMHHLPLPLTAALDSDIQVMNGVAKIQ from the coding sequence ATGACGAAGCGTCCGCACCGACCGATTGGCGGCATTGGCAACATCAGTCTTCGCGTAGGCCTCAAGAAGTCTCGGCCCCGCGGAACCGAGGAAGTTGTCCTGGTTGTTCCGAACGAAGTCTTCCGCGAAGGACTGAGAAGCGTCATTGCGGGGTGCCGGATCAAGGTCAGCATGTGTTTCGATAGCGTGATGGAGCTACAGGCATCGAAGGATTCGCTTCGCGAGGAAGCGATCGTGCTGATCGATTGTGCGACCGAGGCCGAGGTGGCGCTGATATCCGATCTCGCAACACAGATTCAGAGCTGTACGTCGTCGATCAGGATCGTCGTGCTGGCAGCCCCGGAAGCGACCGGCCTCTGGCATCTGGCCAATCTCGGCATCATCAACGCCTTCGTGCCGCGCAGCATCAGCTCTTCGGCACTCGTGAGCCTGCTGTATCTGGTCTGGGATGATTTCGCGGTCACGTCGATGGGATTGATGCAGACCATGAGGGTGCTGCAGAAGCCGGAACCGATGCAGATCGAGTGCGTTCAAGCGCCCCGGCCGGACGAGGTCGTCCTCCTGAACGAGATGAGGACGCTCTCGAACCGCGAGCGGGAAATTCTCTTCCTTCTCACCAACGGCGCATCCAACAAGGAAATCGCGCGCAAGCTCAATATCGCGGAATCAACGGTCAAGATTCACGTCAAGGGCGTATTTCGCAAGATCGGCGCCGCCAATCGCACCCAGGCAGCCATCTGGGCACTGATGCGAGCCGAGCCCGATCAGCCGATGCACCATCTCCCCCTGCCTCTGACGGCAGCGCTCGACAGCGACATCCAAGTGATGAACGGAGTCGCCAAGATTCAGTGA
- a CDS encoding glycosyltransferase, giving the protein MSTYVRETAANLEASLDSLWSQTLLPDQVVLVLDGPVGPDQEAVIARHVAGEHGSRLELVRLPTNQGLARALNAGLAHCNGTYTARMDSDDLCLPDRLELQSHYAVRSPDLDFICSWNDEFFDEGGPTRLKVAPVTHDALLAALKWRNVIQHSTVFVRTEILRSVDGYRAKYGLLEDYDLFVRLAVKGARFRVIPKVLVRIRSSIDQRRRRGGARYALNEIRFRVDCLRAGFLNTREFLVVTGLYTIFRLVSGGMRNRLYALTRT; this is encoded by the coding sequence ATGTCCACCTACGTCCGCGAGACTGCCGCCAACCTGGAGGCCTCGCTGGACAGCTTATGGTCGCAGACGCTCCTTCCTGATCAGGTGGTCCTCGTCCTCGACGGTCCGGTCGGCCCGGACCAGGAGGCCGTCATCGCCAGGCATGTGGCGGGCGAGCACGGCTCACGCCTGGAGCTCGTCCGGCTGCCGACGAACCAAGGTCTCGCGCGTGCCCTCAATGCCGGGCTCGCGCATTGCAACGGGACGTATACGGCGCGGATGGACAGCGATGATCTCTGTCTTCCCGACCGTCTCGAACTCCAATCCCACTATGCGGTCCGCTCTCCAGACCTAGACTTCATCTGTTCGTGGAACGATGAATTCTTCGACGAGGGCGGTCCCACTCGCCTGAAAGTGGCGCCCGTCACTCATGACGCTCTGCTGGCGGCGCTGAAATGGCGCAACGTCATCCAGCACTCGACGGTCTTCGTGCGCACTGAGATCCTGCGGTCGGTCGATGGGTACCGGGCGAAGTACGGCCTACTCGAGGATTACGACCTGTTCGTGCGCCTCGCGGTGAAGGGGGCCAGGTTTCGGGTCATCCCCAAGGTTCTCGTACGGATCAGGAGCAGTATCGACCAGCGCCGAAGGCGTGGAGGTGCGCGCTACGCGCTGAACGAGATCCGTTTCCGCGTCGATTGCTTGCGCGCCGGCTTTCTCAACACCCGCGAATTTCTCGTGGTCACCGGCCTCTACACGATCTTCCGGCTGGTCTCCGGCGGCATGCGCAACCGCCTCTACGCCCTGACGCGGACCTGA
- a CDS encoding O-antigen ligase family protein produces MTPSRASGLLGSIALPLAFTAAWAAYLATAGNHGTIAYLAPLLVAGGFAVALILWGLMAARPMALLIMLAIVVLGLNIAFAPRAEGEVGLTPQNGVKLVVWLVLAVVAILHGRRIAEMFRDPVLAFAGAHVAVALLSTLWSLTPVYTMVNGLGLLGYLGFACLLAATVPDRTAIRVMTGSLFGLMVGGFVIGTLFPEIGWLPPSNEEPQWRFQGISGHPNVCAQQAGYFLTLAVCARRRSQIGRGMALVCIVTACSAIWMTNSRTTLLACLLAWGVIGLRGRGLLMLAAIPVCLAGSFAALFLAVADLSHFDALLGGVTRSGSISELTTLTGRTEIWSVAADLIAQRPLFGWGYNGTEQLISDSVPTTFYGSHLNAHNMSVQLVLTLGFIGAIPGFCFVAGLLLRMITTPDPTRDQVTIFMVVSGLSEAPIFILPALQNLIVFYVIARDAQWLLPRIGKSPPPAEPSSAE; encoded by the coding sequence ATGACTCCGTCCCGCGCGTCCGGCCTGCTCGGTTCAATCGCGCTGCCGCTCGCCTTTACCGCGGCATGGGCCGCTTACCTCGCCACTGCCGGCAATCACGGCACGATCGCCTATCTCGCGCCGCTTCTCGTCGCAGGGGGATTCGCGGTCGCACTGATTCTCTGGGGCCTGATGGCGGCGCGGCCGATGGCCCTCCTGATCATGTTGGCCATCGTCGTGCTCGGGCTCAACATCGCATTTGCCCCTCGGGCGGAGGGAGAGGTCGGACTGACTCCACAGAACGGGGTGAAGCTCGTGGTCTGGCTGGTCCTCGCCGTCGTCGCGATCCTGCACGGGCGCAGGATCGCGGAGATGTTCCGCGACCCCGTCCTCGCCTTCGCCGGCGCCCATGTGGCGGTGGCGCTGCTCTCGACGCTCTGGTCCCTGACGCCGGTCTACACGATGGTGAACGGGCTCGGACTGCTTGGCTATCTCGGCTTTGCCTGCCTCCTGGCCGCGACCGTGCCGGACCGGACGGCGATCCGCGTGATGACGGGAAGCCTGTTCGGTTTGATGGTTGGCGGGTTCGTCATCGGAACGCTGTTTCCGGAGATCGGGTGGCTTCCTCCTTCGAACGAAGAGCCGCAATGGCGTTTCCAGGGCATCTCCGGGCATCCCAACGTCTGCGCGCAACAAGCCGGATACTTTCTGACGCTCGCCGTCTGTGCACGTCGCCGCTCACAGATCGGCAGGGGCATGGCCCTCGTCTGTATCGTCACCGCGTGCTCCGCTATCTGGATGACCAATAGCCGGACGACCCTGTTGGCCTGCCTGCTCGCCTGGGGCGTGATCGGCCTGCGCGGGCGCGGTCTTCTTATGCTCGCCGCGATCCCCGTGTGTCTCGCGGGATCCTTCGCCGCGCTCTTCCTCGCGGTTGCCGACCTGTCGCACTTCGATGCGCTGCTCGGTGGCGTGACCCGGAGCGGCTCGATCAGCGAATTGACGACGCTGACGGGGCGCACGGAAATCTGGTCCGTCGCTGCGGACCTCATTGCCCAGCGCCCCCTGTTCGGATGGGGCTACAACGGAACCGAGCAGCTGATCTCCGACAGCGTGCCGACGACCTTCTACGGAAGCCATCTCAACGCGCACAACATGAGTGTGCAACTCGTCCTTACCCTCGGGTTCATCGGGGCAATTCCCGGCTTCTGCTTCGTGGCCGGCCTGCTCCTGCGGATGATCACCACACCCGACCCGACCCGCGACCAGGTGACGATCTTCATGGTGGTCTCCGGCCTGAGCGAGGCGCCGATCTTCATCCTGCCGGCACTGCAGAACCTCATCGTCTTCTATGTCATCGCGCGGGATGCCCAGTGGCTGCTGCCGCGCATCGGCAAATCACCTCCCCCAGCCGAGCCGTCCTCCGCGGAGTAG
- a CDS encoding oligosaccharide flippase family protein, which translates to MSAELDILDIPRSAALRGIRRRIGLDWLGHPSAYAIGVCLVSLLSMGTTLIIPRLLDPAAFGSFALLGTLFQYAARSDLGLSQLADRDLASRPHAAAARSAEILQASWALGLIGVVVLTPVAVAAALASGRFAPLDAALAVIGGVLGMVAHAPTMIYRAASQHWDFTLLALVQQAGLTAPRLAGLVLGGVTGCFAALALWSVLLLALFGQPQRAFAWKIGPLAGMVRQALPLFVFNGLWLAYMTSNRWVSAFLSAPEQLGLFAFGANLAMVGLAIVGAVAQVRYPKLLSGVASTPEATSAMFEHEARRVGLVLAGIALLAIFLTGPVIALLFPGYEAATSATIGLALSCVPLGVVAWTIPMAMVLTDKPLVEALRLFVPALVVLVALIVVGDSYAGIAGQGWGCALAGLLTFVGLVAMLRRARIVAAVEARRMAATQIVLASVIALTAAVWRQQTAPSAERTHSATFTAQTSSDR; encoded by the coding sequence ATGAGCGCGGAACTCGACATCCTCGACATCCCCCGCTCCGCTGCCCTCAGGGGCATCCGGCGGCGGATCGGTCTCGATTGGCTCGGGCACCCGTCCGCCTACGCAATCGGCGTATGCCTCGTCAGTCTTCTCAGCATGGGGACGACGCTGATCATCCCGCGCCTCCTCGATCCCGCGGCCTTCGGTTCTTTCGCGCTCCTCGGCACTCTGTTCCAATATGCCGCCCGGTCGGATCTCGGCCTGTCCCAGCTCGCCGACCGCGATCTGGCGAGCCGGCCCCACGCCGCGGCAGCGCGCAGCGCGGAGATTCTACAGGCCTCCTGGGCCCTCGGGCTGATCGGTGTCGTGGTGCTCACACCGGTCGCCGTCGCCGCCGCTCTCGCCAGCGGGCGCTTCGCTCCGCTGGATGCGGCCCTCGCCGTCATCGGCGGCGTGCTGGGAATGGTCGCGCATGCGCCGACGATGATCTACCGGGCCGCCTCCCAGCATTGGGACTTCACGCTGCTCGCCCTGGTTCAGCAGGCCGGACTCACCGCACCGCGCCTCGCCGGCCTGGTCCTCGGTGGCGTGACTGGCTGCTTTGCCGCCCTGGCTCTGTGGTCGGTGCTGCTCTTGGCGCTCTTCGGCCAACCGCAACGCGCCTTCGCCTGGAAGATCGGACCTCTCGCCGGCATGGTCCGGCAGGCGTTGCCGCTCTTCGTCTTCAACGGTCTCTGGCTCGCCTACATGACCTCCAACCGCTGGGTCTCGGCGTTCCTGTCCGCGCCCGAACAACTCGGATTGTTCGCGTTCGGCGCGAACCTGGCGATGGTCGGCCTCGCGATCGTCGGCGCCGTCGCCCAGGTGCGTTACCCCAAGCTTCTCAGCGGAGTGGCCAGCACGCCGGAGGCGACCTCGGCGATGTTCGAGCATGAGGCACGCCGTGTCGGCCTCGTCCTCGCCGGGATCGCCCTTCTCGCCATCTTCCTCACCGGCCCGGTCATCGCGCTCCTGTTTCCGGGCTACGAGGCTGCGACGTCGGCCACGATTGGCCTCGCCCTCTCCTGCGTGCCGCTCGGTGTCGTCGCATGGACCATTCCCATGGCCATGGTGTTGACGGACAAGCCCCTGGTCGAGGCTCTGCGCCTCTTCGTGCCCGCGCTCGTCGTTCTCGTCGCCCTCATCGTCGTCGGAGATTCCTACGCAGGGATTGCCGGTCAGGGCTGGGGCTGCGCGCTCGCGGGGCTGCTCACGTTTGTCGGGCTCGTGGCGATGTTGAGACGCGCCCGCATCGTCGCCGCTGTCGAGGCCCGTCGCATGGCCGCGACACAGATCGTTCTGGCGAGCGTCATCGCCCTGACGGCCGCCGTGTGGAGGCAGCAGACTGCCCCCTCCGCTGAGCGCACCCATTCCGCAACGTTCACGGCCCAAACTTCGAGCGATCGATGA
- a CDS encoding polysaccharide biosynthesis/export family protein — protein sequence MRPVLCAFSTLICFTAAVPSARAEYRLGTGDIVEVAIFGMSDYRRRVTVNIDGTVSLPFLGEAKASGLTLAELRKTVSTGLDASGTVRNPDVTVELIEHRPFYISGDVARPGSQVYRPGMTVRHAVAVAGGYDALRFRAENPLLAGPEMQSQYDSHWVELVRRKARVLSLQAEIDGRDSIDLAVLKEAPVDPRVVAQIGQLESRDLAIRTANFRNERQSIERLIQQTQTNIASLERSLRESQATLVQQGQAIERTAGNAAKGLTPTYRLEEDRRSVAFLRSQEVDATARLAQARRDLSELERRLERSIDEHRSTVTQTLQTMVVELERERAQVRSAGERLLYTGALKAQLRGTGRAPDVVIYRKNPEGTVRVPAEEGTEILPDDVIEVVIRPEQLVVGATGSTKVSELAR from the coding sequence ATGAGACCGGTCCTTTGTGCCTTCTCGACCCTGATCTGCTTCACCGCCGCTGTCCCATCGGCCCGAGCGGAGTATCGCCTCGGCACGGGTGACATCGTCGAGGTGGCGATCTTCGGGATGTCGGACTACCGGCGCCGCGTCACCGTCAACATCGACGGAACGGTGTCCCTGCCGTTTCTCGGCGAGGCGAAGGCATCCGGACTGACGCTGGCCGAATTGCGCAAGACCGTCTCGACGGGGCTCGATGCGAGTGGCACCGTGCGTAATCCCGACGTCACGGTGGAGCTGATCGAGCACCGCCCCTTTTACATCAGCGGTGACGTCGCCCGCCCCGGTTCCCAGGTCTATCGGCCGGGCATGACCGTCCGTCACGCGGTGGCGGTGGCCGGCGGTTACGACGCCCTTCGCTTCCGAGCCGAAAACCCGCTGCTCGCCGGCCCTGAGATGCAGAGCCAATACGATTCGCACTGGGTGGAATTGGTGCGTCGCAAGGCACGGGTTCTGAGTCTCCAGGCCGAGATCGACGGACGGGACAGTATCGATCTCGCGGTGCTGAAGGAGGCGCCGGTCGATCCGCGCGTCGTCGCGCAGATCGGTCAACTCGAATCCCGCGACCTCGCCATCCGCACCGCCAATTTCCGTAACGAGCGCCAGTCGATCGAGCGGCTGATCCAGCAGACGCAGACGAACATTGCCTCTCTCGAACGCTCGCTGCGTGAAAGCCAAGCCACCCTTGTACAACAGGGGCAGGCGATCGAACGGACGGCCGGCAACGCCGCAAAGGGTCTGACGCCGACCTATCGCCTCGAGGAGGATCGTCGTTCAGTCGCCTTCCTGAGGTCCCAGGAGGTCGATGCGACGGCGCGTCTCGCCCAGGCTCGGCGGGACCTGTCCGAACTGGAACGCAGGCTCGAACGGTCCATTGACGAGCACAGGTCGACAGTGACCCAGACCTTGCAGACCATGGTCGTCGAGCTGGAGCGCGAGCGCGCCCAGGTGCGGTCGGCGGGTGAGCGGCTGCTCTATACGGGAGCCCTGAAGGCGCAGCTGCGCGGGACCGGGCGCGCGCCTGACGTGGTGATCTACCGCAAGAATCCGGAGGGGACCGTCCGTGTCCCGGCGGAGGAAGGCACCGAGATCCTGCCCGACGACGTGATCGAAGTCGTGATCCGCCCCGAGCAGCTCGTCGTCGGCGCCACGGGCAGCACAAAGGTCAGCGAGCTCGCGCGATGA